In the Clupea harengus chromosome 16, Ch_v2.0.2, whole genome shotgun sequence genome, one interval contains:
- the LOC105902835 gene encoding angiopoietin-4-like isoform X2 translates to MDRKLLPVIGLLLLCSLTDQTNPHKMKQKALTAQGQDCTAIKASTPNAQSGIYIIQPRGDHKPFKVYCEMLTGGGWTVFQRRIGGEVSFDRKWAGYKQGFGYLKKDHWLGLAKVWALTRSSGQTSVLRVDLWDFEGGAASAEYSHFRIGEEQTAYKLSVGTYKGTAGDAIRGRYSGSDQNGFGFSTVDRDNDGCSPCIFGDIATNDCASSEGGGWWFSGCGSASLHGAWHPAGDNIGWGSGVHWDTWKGPAPYSLRATRMMVKSM, encoded by the exons ATGGACAGAAAACTTTTGCCAGTAATTGGACTGTTGCTTCTCTGCAGCCTTACTGACCAGACAAATCCACATAAG ATGAAACAAAAGGCACTGACTGCTCAAG GTCAAGACTGTACAGCAATCAAAGCTTCCACCCCTAATGCTCAAAGTGGCATTTACATCATACAGCCAAGAGGAGATCACAAACCCTTCAAG GTGTACTGTGAGATGCTGACAGGTGGGGGCTGGACAGTATTCCAGAGACGTATTGGAGGGGAAGTGTCCTTCGACAGAAAGTGGGCAGGGTATAAACAGGGCTTTGGATACCTCAAAA AGGACCACTGGCTGGGCCTGGCCAAAGTGTGGGCTCTCACCAGGAGCAGTGGTCAGACGTCCGTCCTCAGAGTAGACCTGTGGGACTTTGAAGGGGGAGCTGCCTCTGCAGAGTACAGCCATTTTAGAATTGGTGAAGAGCAAACGGCCTACAAACTCAGTGTTGGAACTTACAAAGGCACTGCAG GCGATGCTATACGCGGAAGATACAGTGGTAGTGACCAGAATGGCTTTGGATTCAGCACAGTGGACCGAGACAATGATGGCTGCTCCCCTTGCATCTTTGGGGACATCGCTACAAACGACTGCGCGTCATCAGAGGGGGGCGGCTGGTGGTTCAGCGGCTGTGGCTCGGCCAGCCTCCACGGGGCTTGGCACCCAGCAGGCGACAACATAGGCTGGGGGTCTGGAGTGCACTGGGACACGTGGAAAGGCCCGGCCCCATACTCCCTAAGAGCCACCCGAATGATGGTGAAGTCCATGTGA
- the LOC105902835 gene encoding angiopoietin-4-like isoform X1 produces MMDRKLLPVIGLLLLCSLTDQTNPHKMKQKALTAQGQDCTAIKASTPNAQSGIYIIQPRGDHKPFKVYCEMLTGGGWTVFQRRIGGEVSFDRKWAGYKQGFGYLKKDHWLGLAKVWALTRSSGQTSVLRVDLWDFEGGAASAEYSHFRIGEEQTAYKLSVGTYKGTAGDAIRGRYSGSDQNGFGFSTVDRDNDGCSPCIFGDIATNDCASSEGGGWWFSGCGSASLHGAWHPAGDNIGWGSGVHWDTWKGPAPYSLRATRMMVKSM; encoded by the exons ATG ATGGACAGAAAACTTTTGCCAGTAATTGGACTGTTGCTTCTCTGCAGCCTTACTGACCAGACAAATCCACATAAG ATGAAACAAAAGGCACTGACTGCTCAAG GTCAAGACTGTACAGCAATCAAAGCTTCCACCCCTAATGCTCAAAGTGGCATTTACATCATACAGCCAAGAGGAGATCACAAACCCTTCAAG GTGTACTGTGAGATGCTGACAGGTGGGGGCTGGACAGTATTCCAGAGACGTATTGGAGGGGAAGTGTCCTTCGACAGAAAGTGGGCAGGGTATAAACAGGGCTTTGGATACCTCAAAA AGGACCACTGGCTGGGCCTGGCCAAAGTGTGGGCTCTCACCAGGAGCAGTGGTCAGACGTCCGTCCTCAGAGTAGACCTGTGGGACTTTGAAGGGGGAGCTGCCTCTGCAGAGTACAGCCATTTTAGAATTGGTGAAGAGCAAACGGCCTACAAACTCAGTGTTGGAACTTACAAAGGCACTGCAG GCGATGCTATACGCGGAAGATACAGTGGTAGTGACCAGAATGGCTTTGGATTCAGCACAGTGGACCGAGACAATGATGGCTGCTCCCCTTGCATCTTTGGGGACATCGCTACAAACGACTGCGCGTCATCAGAGGGGGGCGGCTGGTGGTTCAGCGGCTGTGGCTCGGCCAGCCTCCACGGGGCTTGGCACCCAGCAGGCGACAACATAGGCTGGGGGTCTGGAGTGCACTGGGACACGTGGAAAGGCCCGGCCCCATACTCCCTAAGAGCCACCCGAATGATGGTGAAGTCCATGTGA
- the pwp2h gene encoding PWP2 small subunit processome component: MKFAYRFSNLLGTVYRQGNLNFSKDGNSVISPVGNRVSIFDLKNNQSETLPVSTTKNIACVGISPDGNLAILVDEDGAAVLVSLVTRAVLHHFHFHKPVNSVSFSPDGRKFVITKENVALLYHAPGKKREFNAFQLDKSYYGPYDETTCIDWTTDSKCFAVGSKDMSTWVFGAERWANLIYYSLGGHKDVVVGCFFEKDSLDLYTVSRDGALCMWESDTEPEDLKKGLRYKERKQKERQNTRGLEDEEEEEVGEVGEDGERRGEVVKGSADAPKEEEGIKNVRYKQRSKQFFNKEGDFNKLTAAAFHKDTHILVTGFASGVFHLHELPEFNLIHSLSISDQRIATISMNCTGDWIGFGCSGLGQLLVWEWQSESYVFKQQGHFNNMAALAYSPDGQYIATGGDDGKVKVWNTNSGLCFVTFTEHTSSVTNVTFNSSGFVVVSASLDGTVRAFDLHRYRNFRTFTSPRPAQFSSLAVDGSGELVCAGAQDSFEIFLWSMQTGRLLEVLSGHEGPVSCLSFCPTRAVLASVSWDRTVRLWDMLDSWHAKEILRLPSDGLAVTYRPDGLELAVATLDGEISFWNAQTAAQMGSIAGRHDLQIGRKDTDKITAKQSSKGKSFNSLCYSADGESILAGGHSKFVCIYSIREQVLLKKFEISCNLSLDAMEEFLDRRKMTEFGSLSLVDEGAGDGDGVAVSLPGVKRGDMSSRHFKPEIRVSSLRFSPTGRSWAATSTEGLMIYSLDASLVFDPYDFDLDVTPVSVRRQLKKTAWSSAILLAFRLNESALIREVLEALPHDQIAVVCSTLPDVYVEKLLTFVGATLENSRHLQFYLTWAQSLLTIHGQKLKNRSGAILPTIQSLQKSIKRHHEDLSKLCDWNMYTLRYAVALSNQRGLKRAAADELSEEEEEGSEEEDDMMSEPLMIETDLLS; the protein is encoded by the exons ATGAAGTTTGCATACAGG TTCTCAAATCTACTGGGAACGGTGTATCGCCAAGGGAACCTGAATTTCTCAAAGGATGGAAACTCCGTGATCAGTCCTGTGGGAAACCGTGTATCCATCTTTGACCTGAAGAA CAACCAGTCAGAGACACTGCCAGTGTCTACCACAAAGAACATCGCATGTGTGGGCATCTCTCCGGACGGAAACCTTGCCATCCTGGTTGATGAGG ATGGTGCTGCAGTTCTGGTGAGCTTGGTCACACGCGCCGTGCTGCATCATTTCCACTTCCACAAGCCCGTCAACAGTGTGAGCTTCTCTCCAGATGGCAG GAAGTTTGTGATCACTAAAGAGAACGTAGCCCTGCTGTACCATGCTCCTGGGAAGAAGCGGGAGTTCAACGCCTTTCAGCTGGATAAGAGCTACTATGGCCCCTATGATGAGACCACTTGCATTGACTGGACAACAGACTCCAA GTGTTTTGCTGTGGGCAGTAAGGACATGTCCACGTGGGTGTTCGGAGCAGAGCGCTGGGCCAACCTCATCTACTACTCCCTGGGCGGCCATAAGGATGTGGTGGTGGGCTGCTTCTTCGAAAAGGACAGCTTGGAT ctgtacACTGTGAGTCGGGATGGCGCCCTGTGTATGTGGGAGAGTGACACGGAGCCAGAGGACTTAAAGAAGGGGCTTCGCTACAAAGAGCGGAAACAGAAAGAACGACAGAACACCAGAGGattggaggatgaggaggaagaggaagtcgGGGAGGTGGGAGAAGAcggtgagaggaggggagaagtgGTCAAAGGGAGCGCTGACGCACCCAAAGAAGAGGAGGGAATCAAGAATGTGCGCTACAAACAGAGGAGCAA GCAGTTCTTTAACAAAGAGGGTGACTTCAACAAGCTGACTGCCGCAGCCTTCCACAAGGACACCCACATCCTGGTGACCGGCTTTGCATCTGGAGTCTTCCACCTGCACGAGCTGCCCGAGTTTAACCTCATCCACTCCCTCAG TATCTCTGATCAGCGGATCGCCACCATATCTATGAATTGCACAGGAGACTGGATTGGATTTGGCTGTTCAG gtctaGGCCAGCTGCTGGTCTGGGAATGGCAGAGTGAGTCTTACGTCTTTAAACAGCAGGGTCACTTCAACAACATGGCCGCTCTGGCCTATTCCCCTGATGGGCAGTATATAGCCACGGGAGGGGATGATGGGAAG gtgAAAGTGTGGAATACCAATAGTGGCCTGTGTTTTGTGACCTTCACTGAGCACACGAGCAGCGTCACCAATGTCACCTTCAACTCCAGTGGCTTTGTGGTGGTCAGCGCTTCACTGGATGGCACCGTTCGTGCCTTTGACCTCCACAG GTACAGAAATTTCCGAACTTTTACCTCTCCTCGGCCAGCGCAGTTCTCCTCCCTCGCTGTGGATGGCAGCGGGGAGCTGGTCTGTGCTGGAGCCCAGGACTCGTTTGAGATCTTCCTCTGGTCCATGCAGACTGGTCGCTTGCTGGAG gTCCTTAGTGGTCATGAGGGCCCTGTAAGCTGTCTGAGTTTCTGTCCCACACGCGCGGTGTTGGCGAGCGTCTCCTGGGACCGCACCGTCCGCCTCTGGGACATGCTGGACAGCTGGCATGCCAAAGAGATCCTGCGACTCCCGTCTGACG GCCTGGCGGTGACCTACCGACCGGATGGCCTGGAGCTCGCCGTGGCAACACTGGATGGCGAGATCTCTTTCTGGAACGCTCAGACAGCGGCGCAGATGGGATCCATCGCAGGACGCCATGACCTTCAGATCGGACGCAAGGACACCGACAAGATCACCGCCAAACAGTCGTCCAAGGGCAA gtcATTTAACTCCTTGTGCTACTCTGCTGATGGTGAGTCCATCCTGGCTGGTGGCCACTCCAAGTTTGTGTGCATCTACAGCATACGCGAGCAGGTCCTCCTCAAGAAATTTGAGATCTCCTGCAACCTGTCACTGGATGCCATGGAG GAGTTCCTGGACAGGCGTAAGATGACGGAGTTTGGCAGTCTGTCCCTGGTGGATGAGGGGGCAGGTGATGGAGATGGAGTTGCAGTCAGCCTACCAGGAGTCAAGAGAG GTGACATGAGCTCTCGTCACTTCAAGCCAGAGATCCGGGTCAGCTCTCTGCGATTCTCCCCAACAG GGCGCAGCTGGGCGGCCACATCCACAGAGGGTCTGATGATCTACTCTCTGGACGCTTCACTGGTGTTTGACCCGTATGACTTCGATCTGGACGTCACGCCGGTCAGCGTGAGGCGGCAGCTGAAAAAGACGGCATGGTCGTCGGCCATCCTACTGGCTTTTCGCTTGAACGAGAGCGCCCTCATCAGGGAGGTGCTGGAAGCGCTGCCACATGATCAGA TTGCTGTGGTGTGTAGCACTCTGCCGGATGTGTACGTGGAAAAGCTGCTGACGTTCGTTGGGGCCACACTGGAGAATAGCCGGCACCTTCAGTTCTACCTAACCTGGGCTCAGAGTTTACTCACTATACATGGGCAGAAACTGAAGAACAG GTCAGGAGCCATTCTTCCCACCATCCAGTCCTTACAGAAGAGCATCAAGAGGCACCACGAAGATCTCTCCAAGCT aTGTGACTGGAACATGTACACACTGCGCTATGCAGTGGCCCTGTCCAATCAGAGAGGACTGAAGCGAGCAGCAGCTGATGAgctgagtgaggaagaggaggagggttcagaggaggaagatgacatGATGAGCGAACCGCTCATGATAGAGACTGACCTCCTTTCAtag
- the LOC116224025 gene encoding angiopoietin-4-like — translation MDRKLLPVIGLLLLCSLTDQTNPHKMHQKALTAQGQDCTAIKASTPNAQSGVYIIQPRGDHEPFKVYCEMLADGGWTVFQRRTGGEVSFDKKWEEYKHGFGNIEKDHWLGLANVWALTRSSGQTSVLRVDLWDFEGGSASAEYSHFRIDDEQTAYNLSVGTYNGTAGDAIRGKYSGIDQNGFGFSTVDRDNDGCSPCRFGDILTNDCASSKGGGWWFSGCGSASLHGAWHPAGNNIGWGSGVHWDTWKGPAPYSLRATRMMVKSM, via the exons ATGGACAGAAAACTGTTGCCAGTAATTGGACTGTTGCTTCTCTGCAGCCTTACTGACCAGACAAATCCACATAAG ATGCATCAAAAGGCACTGACTGCTCAAG GTCAAGACTGTACAGCAATCAAAGCTTCCACCCCTAATGCTCAAAGTGGCGTTTACATCATACAGCCAAGAGGAGATCACGAACCCTTCAAG GTGTACTGTGAGATGCTGGCAGATGGGGGCTGGACAGTATTCCAGAGGCGTACTGGGGGGGAAGTGTCCTTCGACAAAAAGTGGGAAGAGTACAAACATGGCTTTGGAAACATCGAAA AGGACCACTGGCTGGGCCTGGCCAACGTGTGGGCTCTCACCAGGAGCAGTGGTCAGACGTCTGTCCTCAGAGTAGACCTGTGGGACTTTGAAGGGGGATCTGCCTCTGCAGAGTACAGCCATTTTAGAATTGATGATGAGCAAACGGCCTACAATCTGAGTGTTGGAACTTACAATGGCACTGCAG GCGATGCTATACGCGGAAAATACAGTGGTATTGACCAGAATGGCTTTGGATTCAGCACAGTGGACCGAGACAATGATGGCTGCTCCCCGTGCAGATTTGGGGACATCCTTACAAACGACTGCGCGTCATCAAAGGGGGGCGGCTGGTGGTTCAGCGGCTGTGGCTCGGCCAGCCTCCACGGGGCCTGGCACCCAGCGGGCAACAACATAGGCTGGGGGTCTGGAGTGCACTGGGACACGTGGAAAGGCCCGGCCCCATACTCCCTAAGAGCCACCCGAATGATGGTGAAGTCTATGTGA